One window of Trichoderma breve strain T069 chromosome 3, whole genome shotgun sequence genomic DNA carries:
- a CDS encoding ribosomal protein l10 domain-containing protein translates to MGGKTANKAGYFDKLKGLLQEYKSIFIVEIDNVSSQQMHEIRHSLRGKGVVLMGKNTMVRRALRTFVLDTPEYERILPFVKGNVGFVFTNGDLKEVRDQLLANRVAAPARAGAVAPVDVWVPAGNTGMEPGKTSFFQALGVPTKIARGTIEITTDLKLIDAGNKVGPSEASLLNLLNISPFTYGMGIAQVYDQGQTFPPSILDIGEEQLLKALSTAITTVATISLAINFPTLPSVMHSLVNSYKKVLAVAVETEITWPEIEQLKDRIANPDAYAAAAPAAAAGGAAAEAAPAAEEKKDESEEEDEEGFGGLFD, encoded by the exons atgGGGGGCAAAACAGCAAACAAGGCCGGCTACTTCGACAAGCTCAAGGGCTTGCTCCAGGAGTACAagtccatcttcatcgtcgagATTGACAATGTCTCCTCGCAGCAGATGCACGAGATCCGACACTCCCTTCGTGGTAAGGGAGTTGTCCTGATGGGCAAGAACACCATG GTTCGCCGAGCTCTCAGGACCTTTGTCCTCGATACTCCCGAGTACGAGCGCATCCTGCCTTTCGTCAAGGGCAACGTCGGTTTCGTCTTCACCAACGGCGACCTCAAGGAGGTCCGTgaccagcttctcgccaACCGTGTCGCTGCTCCCGCTCGTGCTGGTGCCGTCGCTCCCGTCGATGTGTGGGTTCCTGCTGGAAACACCGGTATGGAGCCTGGCAAGACCTCTTTCTTCCAGGCTCTCGGTGTCCCCACCAAGATCGCTCGTGGTACCATTGAAATTACCACCGATCTGAAGCTCATTGATGCTGGCAACAAGGTCGGCCCCTCCGAGGCCTCGCTGCTCAACTTGCTCAACATCTCTCCCTTCACCTACGGTATGGGTATCGCTCAGGTCTACGACCAGGGCCAGACCTTCCCTCCTtccatcctcgacatcggcgaggagcagctcctcaAGGCCCTGAGCACTGCCATTACCACcgttgccaccatctccCTGGCCATCAACTTCCCCACCCTGCCTTCCGTCATGCACTCTCTTGTCAACTCTTACAAGAAGGTCCTGGCTGTTGCCGTTGAGACCGAGATCACCTGGCCCGAgattgagcagctcaaggacCGCATCGCCAACCCCGATGCCTATGCTGCCGCCgctcccgccgccgccgctggtgGTGCCGCTGCTGAGGCCGCTCCCgctgctgaggagaagaaggatgagtccgaggaggaggatgaggagggctTCGGCGGTCTCTT CGACTAA
- a CDS encoding mutS domain V domain-containing protein: MLRQRTVYGFWSRPLYARRSSAPALRVAFALPLTTAAHLQAAAKPAKRTRTTVKLSDLPQGKIAASPLALEEQNGPAYPTVILQARRHMDKFENCVLLTRVGGFYELYFEHAEEYATHFGIKLAFKKTTAGPVPMAGFRYMQLDKYLKILVQDLNRHVAIAEEFPNDASEKIKSGGLMHNRRVTRIITPGTLIDENFIDPYANNYIMAIHVPQNDLDENSTPIGLAWLDLSTGQFFTQSATLSSLPAILSRIAPREVVLEQSFESRKDHDVFSILTDDRHLVTFSPDGGLVKLDDWAPYLESEMSHTLQTSFTDDEIIAGGLALNYVRNRLQETSMKLQPPQRYGNMQTMTIDKNSLRALEIKQTIRDGFFRGSLLHAIRRTVTKSGARLLNEWLGSPSTSLEVIKARQDLVARFKELGDLRDSLVVMLRLSDDCQRLVQRFALGRASRIELEEPLKLAHRIQESIDEEGIAQQQAAEDSEAEEAMTQAQNIASSEGFAEDIAALTKGKRKKRSSIKEEQYGEDNRPWIMKPTASKELQSLHDDLASLLKDKTTLGEEFCERFKAPSLTLKWAPTVGHIAHIKGKDAKNLAQIKMVSSSRSTRSFQLDEWTALGQRLEQVTLRIRREEQRVFQALREQVVKNFIKLRHIAAVLDEIDIATSFAKIANEQNLVRPTLTDSRTHIIMGGRHPTVEGGLLEQGRRFTRNDCIVGPSPNGLIWFITGPNMAGKSTFLRQNALITVMAQIGCYVPASHAEIGIVDAIFSRVGSADSLYHDQSTFMVEMLETAQILRQATPRSFVIMDEIGRGTTPEDGTAIAFACLHHLVTVNQCRTLFATHFHDVADMAAAEGFCHPKYGPVRTYCTDVKENEDGSFVYVHKLRPGVNRQSHALKVAHLAGIPQRAIDIARNVLDAREAKEKSSYESPVKSFAN; encoded by the exons ATGCTTCGTCAACGCACCGTTTATGGCTTCTGGTCTCGGCCCCTCTATGCTCGCCGCTCATCGGCACCGGCTCTAAGAGTTGCGTTTGCCTTGCCTCTTACCACTGCTGCTCATCTCCAGGCTGCCGCAAAGCCCGCAAAGCGAACGAGGACGACTGTCAAGCTTTCCGACTTGCCCCAGGGGAAAATTGCCGCGAGTCCCCTCGCACTTGAGGAGCAAAATGGGCCGGCCTATCCAACCGTCATACTCCAAGCGCGCCGTCATATGGACAAGTTTGAGAACTGTGTTCTCCTCACAAGAGTGGGAGGTTTCTATGAGCTCTATTTCGAGCATGCCGAGGAGTACGCAACGCATTTCGGCATAAAGCTGGCGTTTAAGAAGACAACTGCTGGACCTGTGCCTATG GCTGGATTTCGTTATATGCAACTAGACAAATATCTGAAAATCCTGGTTCAAGACTTGAATCGCCACGTCGCTATAGCCGAAGAATTTCCCAACGATGCCTCTGAGAAGATCAAGTCGGGTGGCCTCATGCATAATCGTCGAGTTACCCGAATCATCACTCCAGGAACTCTCATCGACGAGAATTTTATTGACCCTTACGCCAATAATTACATCATGGCAATTCACGTCCCTCAGAATGATCTTGATGAAA ATTCTACACCTATAGGTCTAGCATGGCTCGATCTTTCCACCGGCCAGTTCTTCACCCAGTCCGCAACCTTGTCGTCTCTTCCGGCCATCTTGTCCCGAATAGCCCCACGAGAAGTTGTCCTTGAGCAATCATTCGAATCCAGAAAAGATCACGATGTTTTCTCAATATTGACAGATGATCGGCATCTCGTTACGTTTTCACCTGATGGGGGTCTAGTGAAGCTTGATGACTGGGCACCATATCTGGAATCAGAAATGTCTCACACTTTACAAACATCATTTACAGATGATGAAATCATCGCGGGTGGCTTGGCGCTGAACTATGTTAGGAATCGGCTGCAGGAGACGAGTATGAAGCTTCAGCCACCTCAGCGCTATGGCAACATGCAGACGATGACAATCGACAAGAACAGCTTGAGAGCACTTGAAATCAAACAAACTATCCGCGATGGTTTCTTCCGTGGCAGTCTCCTTCATGCGATACGACGCACGGTTACAAAGAGCGGCGCTAGGTTGCTCAATGAGTGGCTTGGCTCTCCGTCCACATCTCTAGAGGTTATCAAAGCTCGACAAGACCTTGTCGCTCGCTTCAAAGAATTAGGCGATCTTAGGGATTCTTTGGTCGTTATGTTACGGCTAAGCGATGATTGCCAAAGACTTGTTCAAAGGTTTGCCTTGGGAAGAG CGTCTCGaattgagcttgaagagccGCTTAAACTTGCCCATAGGATTCAAGAGTCAATAGACGAGGAGGGCATtgcccagcagcaggcagcagAAGATTCcgaggcagaagaagccatgaCTCAAGCCCAAAATATTGCTTCTTCCGAAGGCTTCGCGGAGGATATTGCTGCTTTGACCAAaggaaagaggaaaaaacGAAGCAGCATAAAAGAGGAGCAATACGGCGAAGATAATAGGCCGTGGATTATGAAGCCAACTGCGAGCAAAGAGCTTCAGAGTCTTCATGACGATCTCGCATCGCTTTTAAAGGACAAGACTACTCTCGGAGAAGAATTTTGCGAACGGTTTAAAGCACCAAGCTTGACCCTTAAATGGGCACCGACCGTCGGCCATATTGCCCATATTAAGGGGAAAGACGCCAAAAACCTTGCCCAGATAAAGATGGTCTCTTCAAGCCGTAGCACGAGATCATTCCAGCTTGATGAATGGACAGCTCTTGGCCAGCGTTTGGAGCAAGTGACGTTGCGAATTCGCCGCGAGGAGCAGCGTGTGTTTCAAGCTCTACGCGAACAAGTTGTTAAGAACTTTATCAAGCTGCGACACATTGCAGCCGTGCTGGACGAAATCGACATTGCAACGTCGTTTGCGAAAATAGCCAATGAGCAGAATCTTGTCCGTCCCACCTTGACGGATTCAAGAACTCACATAATCATGGGTGGTCGGCATCCTACGGTGGAAGGAGGTCTGTTGGAGCAGGGCCGCCGATTTACTCGCAACGACTGTATAGTCGGACCATCCCCAAACGGCCTCATTTGGTTCATCACTGGACCGAACATGGCCGGCAAGAGCACATTTCTTCGCCAAAACGCCTTGATTACGGTAATGGCTCAGATTGGATGCTATGTCCCTGCCTCGCATGCCGAAATTGGCATTGTTGATGCAATATTTAGTCGCGTGGGTTCCGCTGACAGCCTATACCACGACCAGAGCACCTTTATGGTTGAGATGCTCGAGACGGCCCAGATTCTAAGACAAGCCACGCCACGGTCTTTTGTCATAATGGATGAAATAGGTCGAGGAACCACACCAGAGGATGGTACGGCAATCGCATTTGCCTGCCTGCACCACCTCGTGACTGTTAACCAATGCAGGACTCTCTTTGCGACACATTTCCATGATGTAGCCGACATGGCAGCTGCTGAGGGATTCTGTCACCCAAAATATGGCCCCGTCCGGACCTACTGTACTGATgtcaaagagaatgaagatggaagcTTTGTCTACGTTCACAAACTACGGCCAGGAGTCAATCGTCAGAGCCATGCTCTTAAAGTGGCACATCTGGCGGGAATACCGCAGCGCGCAATTGACATTGCCCGGAATGTGTTGGATGCTAGAGaggcaaaggagaaaagtTCGTATGAAAGTCCTGTAAAATCTTTTGCTAATTAG
- a CDS encoding alpha mannosidase middle domain-containing protein encodes MSYTDGLIDQLLPVSSDCPQHSPSPDNLQPLPGKLRRLSNRSAPPAPGHDILTMGGGGEVRSNVSYPVFAQRPVGVPKTSILKGRIEPFYKSGQYDKVNLLASLYNARYSGAPHVQLSVWSAPGQERPTFEHAVSQQFKETHIGASFGPSWSTHWFRVTLTVPAAIADEELLELQWDANNEGLVWTEDGMPLQGLTGGGERIEWVIPRSFRDGKPHTIYIEMACNGMFGNAPNGKSSIMPPDPNRYFGLSKADIVAVNVPARGLYFDMWELGDAARELPENSAEQGRALSVAMKIIDTFEVNNQESILECRKLAQQIIGPDADSHRVYEVGPEPTVFGIGHCHIDSCWLWPFAETRRKVARSWSSQCDLMDRYPEAHFACSQAQQFKWLKQLYPKAFDRVRRKVSEGQFHPIGGSWVEHDTNMPGGESLVRQFFYGQRFFEAEFGSRCRTFWLPDTFGYSSQLPQLCRLAGMDRFMTQKLSWNNINNFPHTTFMWVSPDGSQVICHMPPSETYTAEADFGDLRRSVTQHKTLRVDNSSLLVFGKGDGGGGPTWQHLEKLRRIAGISNTIGGIPKLKLGLSVDDFFDRLAPKANDLPTWYGELYFELHRGTYTTQANNKYYNRKAEVLMRDLEQLATLASIKNKSYKYPTEKIDNMWEGVLLCQFHDCLPGSSIEMCYDDSDKIYKETFETGHKLLAEIYKALGASDSKADGYESVVLNTLPWHRKELVEVSDTQVSVACGQGPLLALRNFKIQEDKPAVSVQQVGSQFILENDDLRVVVEDGCITSLYDRVNDRETIEKGGKANKFVIFDDIPLFWEAWDVEVYHLETRRELSYGSTSLHEVKPHRVTLATEIQISKHSSLKSYITLSAALKGQQSWVECKAEVDWHENSKFLKVEFPVDIVNTEASYETAYSITKRPTHYNTSWDMAKFEVCCHRFADLSENNYGVSILNDSKYGFATAGKLMRLSLLRSPKAPDEHADMGRHSIRWAILPHKGALSATTVRAGYAFNNPLKVLSAPKAAVESLTRVPIQLINSDESASIILDTIKRGHDDEDVSRREGHRINSGQSIIVRLYESLGGRSRGTIQTEFNVKRVTKVNILEDEIEEVSLADGKFNIVLRPFEVATYKLQL; translated from the exons ATGAG TTACACCGACGGCTTGATTGACCAGCTCCTCCCCGTCTCCTCCGATTGCCCTCAGCATTCACCCTCTCCGGACAACCTCCAGCCTCTGCCGGGCAAGCTTCGGCGACTGTCCAATCGATCAGCACCGCCAGCTCCAGGGCACGACATTCTCACCAtgggtggcggcggcgaagtTAGGAGCAACGTCTCCTACCCTGTCTTTGCGCAACGACCTGTCGGCGTCCCTAAAACTAGCATTCTCAAGGGCCGTATCGAGCCATTCTACAAATCAGGACAGTATGACAAGGTGAACTTGCTAGC GAGTCTCTACAATGCCAGATACTCGGGCGCGCCACACGTCCAGCTCTCTGTTTGGAGCGCTCCTGGACAAGAACGACCAACCTTTGAGCATGCGGTTTCTCAGCAATTCAAGGAGACACACATTGGCGCCTCCTTTGGACCTTCATGGTCCACTCATTGGTTTAGGGTGACCTTGACTGTCCCTGCGGCAATCGCTGACGAAGAGCTGCTCGAGCTCCAGTGGGACGCAAACAATGAAGGCCTTGTGTGGACCGAGGATGGTATGCCGCTCCAAGGCTTAACTGGCGGAGGCGAGAGGATCGAATGGGTGATTCCTCGCTCGTTCCGCGACGGCAAACCGCATACCATTTACATCGAGATGGCTTGTAACGGAATGTTTGGAAACGCGCCAAACGGTAAATCCAGCATTATGCCGCCGGACCCCAACCGATACTTTGGTCTTTCAAAGGCCGACATCGTTGCCGTCAACGTTCCTGCGCGCGGTCTGTACTTTGACATGTGGGAGCTTGGTGACGCTGCTCGAGAGCTGCCCGAGAACTCGGCGGAACAAGGGCGAGCGCTATCTGTCGCCATGAAGATTATCGACACCTTCGAAGTGAATAACCAAGAGTCCATTCTCGAGTGTCGAAAACTCGCGCAGCAAATCATTGGGCCAGATGCTGACTCTCATCGAGTGTACGAAGTTGGCCCAGAACCCACCGTTTTTGGCATTGGTCACTGCCACATCGATTCGTGCTGGCTATGGCCCTTTGCAGAGACAAGGCGCAAAGTCGCTCGGTCGTGGTCAAGCCAGTGTGATTTGATGGACCGGTATCCGGAGGCTCATTTTGCTTGCTCGCAGGCCCAGCAATTCAAATGGCTGAAACAACTCTATCCCAAGGCCTTTGATCGTGTGAGACGCAAGGTGAGCGAGGGTCAATTCCATCCCATTGGCGGCAGCTGGGTCGAACACGATACCAATATGCCCGGTGGCGAGTCTCTGGTGCGTCAATTCTTCTACGGCCAGCGGTTTTTCGAGGCAGAATTTGGGTCACGCTGCCGTACTTTTTGGCTTCCGGACACGTTTGGCTACTCCAGTCAGCTGCCTCAACTCTGTCGTTTGGCAGGCATGGACCGCTTCATGACTCAGAAGCTAAGCTGGAACAATATCAACAACTTCCCCCACACTACCTTTATGTGGGTGAGCCCCGACGGAAGCCAAGTCATTTGTCACATGCCTCCGTCCGAGACATACACTGCCGAAGCCGACTTTGGTGATTTGAGACGCAGCGTCACCCAACACAAGACTCTCCGTGTCGACAATTCCTCGCTGTTGGTGTTCGGCAAGGGcgatggtggcggtggcCCGACTTGGCAGCACTTGGAGAAACTTCGACGAATTGCGGGAATCAGCAACACCATTGGAGGCATTCCAAAGCTGAAGCTCGGTCTCAGTGTCGATGACTTTTTTGATCGCCTTGCTCCAAAGGCCAACGACCTTCCCACATGGTATGGTGAGCTATACTTTGAGCTCCATCGAGGCACCTATACCACACAGGCCAACAACAAGTACTACAACCGCAAGGCTGAAGTCCTGATGCGAgatcttgagcagctcgccaCACTGGCCTCGATCAAGAACAAGTCATACAAGTACCCTACTGAGAAGATTGATAACATGTGGGAGGGCGTCCTCCTATGTCAATTCCACGACTGTCTTCCCGGTAGCTCTATCGAAATGTGCTATGACGACTCTGACAAG ATTTACAAAGAAACTTTTGAGACTGGTCACAAGCTGCTTGCGGAAATTTACAAGGCCCTGGGTGCTAGTGATTCAAAAGCCGATGGTTACGAGTCGGTAGTCCTCAACACGCTACCTTGGCATCGCAAGGAGCTTGTTGAGGTGTCCGATACACAGGTTAGCGTTGCTTGTGGACAAGGCCCGCTCCTTGCCCTCCGCAACTTCAAGATCCAGGAGGACAAGCCGGCTGTTTCAGTACAGCAGGTGGGCAGCCAGTTCATCTTGGAAAACGACGACCTCCGCGTTGTTGTTGAGGACGGCTGCATCACTTCACTGTACGACCGTGTCAATGACCGCGAAACCATCGAAAAGGGTGGCAAGGCGAACAAGTTTGTCATTTTCGATGACATTCCTCTATTCTGGGAAGCCTGGGATGTCGAGGTTTATCATCTCGAGACCCGCCGAGAGCTCAGCTACGGCAGCACAAGCCTGCACGAGGTGAAACCCCACCGCGTCACTCTTGCTACTGAGATTCAGATTAGCAAGCACAGCTCCCTAAAGTCTTACATTACTCTGTCGGCGGCCCTCAAGGGTCAGCAGTCTTGGGTTGAATGCAAGGCTGAGGTGGACTGGCACGAAAACTCCAAGTTCCTCAAAGTAGAGTTCCCCGTAGACATTGTCAACACGGAGGCCTCGTATGAGACCGCATacagcatcaccaagagGCCAACGCACTATAACACGAGCTGGGACATGGCCAAGTTTGAGGTTTGCTGCCACAGGTTCGCCGATTTGTCGGAGAACAACTATGGAGTCTCCATCCTCAACGACAGCAAGTACGGTTTTGCTACGGCCGGCAAGCTCATGCGCCTATCCCTGCTTCGATCCCCCAAGGCCCCTGATGAGCACGCGGATATGGGCCGCCACTCGATCCGATGGGCCATTCTTCCTCACAAGGGAGCTCTCTCGGCGACAACGGTCCGAGCGGGCTATGCCTTTAACAACCCTCTCAAGGTTTTGTCCGCACCAAAGGCTGCGGTTGAGAGCTTGACCCGCGTCCCCATCCAGCTCATCAACTCGGATGAGTCTGCCTCCATCATTCTGGACACCATCAAGCGAGGccacgacgacgaggacgtcAGCCGCCGCGAGGGCCATCGCATCAACAGCGGACAGAGCATTATTGTCCGCTTGTACGAATCCTTGGGCGGGCGCAGCCGAGGTACCATTCAAACCGAGTTCAACGTGAAGCGCGTCACCAAGGTCAACATTCTGGAGGATGAAATCGAAGAGGTTTCCTTGGCAGATGGCAAGTTTAACATTGTTCTTCGGCCGTTTGAGGTGGCTACATACAAGCTACAGCTGTAG
- a CDS encoding protein kinase domain-containing protein: MAQILADLFYSFGNCLNCFPGSPTLKINSRSFKIQRLLGEGGFSYVYLVEDTSTHELFALKKIRCPFGAESVQQAMREVDAYRLFDHVPTIISAYDHCVATDRGGGSGDDASKTVYVLLPYYRRGNLQDMINANLVNHNHFPERQLMMLFLGVCKALRAMHEYQPAPAERMQMGREEDHDEAAEGSGSRGGRKLGTRGKRTEEEEQDEHERPLMDSENRIEGESGGKIKSYAHRDIKPGNIMIDDSGSIPILMDLGSVAASPTPVTSQSLALQIQDTAAEHSTMPYRAPELFDVRTGTVVDTKTDIWSLGCTLYACLVGKSPFEMRSDETGGTLSLCVLGGDWRFPDENPGGGPKRTNTIQAAKAKASGEAGAGAGGSSGDVVISEPIRNLVRACLKVEPAERPDIDELITMVEQVIDELPEGDFTS; encoded by the exons ATGGCGCAGATACTCGCTGATCTGTTTTACTCGTTTGGCAATTGCCTCAACTGCTTCCCGGGCTCCCCGACGCTCAAGATTAACAGCCGGAGCTTCAAGATCCAGCGTCTACTAGGCGAG GGCGGCTTCTCCTACGTCTACCTCGTCGAAGACACCTCCACCCACGAGCTGTTTGCCCTCAAAAAGATCCGATGCCCCTTCGGCGCCGAGTCCGTCCAGCAGGCCATGCGCGAGGTCGACGCCTACCGCCTCTTCGACCACGTTCCCACAATCATCTCGGCCTACGACCACTGCGTGGCGACGGaccgcggcggcggctccgGCGACGACGCCAGCAAGACCGTGTATGTCCTGCTGCCCTACTACCGCCGGGGGAACCTGCAGGACATGATCAACGCAAACCTCGTCAACCACAACCACTTCCCCGAGCGGCAGCTCATGATGCTGTTCCTCGGCGTCTGCAAGGCCCTGCGCGCAATGCACGAGTACCAGCCCGCCCCCGCTGAGCGCATGCAGATGGGCCGCGAGGAGGACCATGACGAAGCTGCCGAGGGGTCTGGGTCGAGAGGTGGCCGTAAGTTGGGAACGAGGGGGAAGCGcactgaagaggaggaacaaGATGAACATGAGCGGCCGCTGATGGACTCGGAGAACCGCATTGAGGGCGAGTCCGGCGGCAAGATCAAGTCGTATGCGCACCGAGACATTAAGCCAG GCAACATCATGATTGACGACTCGGGctccatccccatcctcATGGACCTCGGCTCCGTCGCCGCCTCGCCCACCCCCGTCACCTCCCAGTCCCTCGCCCTGCAAATCCAGGACACCGCCGCCGAGCACTCCACCATGCCCTACCGCGCCCCGGAGCTCTTCGACGTCCGCACGGGAACCGTCGTCGACACGAAGACCGACATCTGGTCCCTCGGCTGCACCCTCTACGCCTGCCTCGTCGGCAAGTCGCCCTTTGAGATGCGCTCCGACGAGACCGGCGGCACCCTCAGCCTCTGcgtcctcggcggcgacTGGCGCTTCCCCGACGAGAACCCCGGCGGCGGGCCGAAGCGCACAAACACCATCCAGGccgcaaaggcaaaggccagCGGCGAGGCCGGTGCCGGCGCCGGTGGCTCTTCTGGAGATGTCGTCATTAGTGAGCCCATTCGAAATCTTGTTCGGGCCTGTCTCAAGGTCGAGCCTGCGGAAAGGCCTGACATAGATGAGCTCATCACCATGGTTGAGCAAGTCATTGACGAGCTGCCCGAGGGTGACTTTACATCATGA